A single genomic interval of Oryza sativa Japonica Group chromosome 7, ASM3414082v1 harbors:
- the LOC136357179 gene encoding uncharacterized protein produces the protein MVPPIAGNGRAKSGRLPLPPAAIPVAVPAPPVAGSLPHPIKWDPHPSFYRFSPFPSLPVVVSPLPAFSFSLSDAGRPPATSPSSPEHRPAVPSPPSALQHRPLHRPYRLLAGNSPERCPRRQPVALVPLYSLQPAAVHRRCADRRRRLLLRHRGIAFFPGITSSSPEFRRNAVARAGLTFLLVDISSGCPGRRARASADVAVSSLGDAASPSTPACPRFRRNVAANLSVRLAGVVRPPVPPRRVPVGHLHHHLRHRSRDVVLGLASPSTEPRRCSSSSSRSLSPGSSSRGAASVVGIVAAWSSSSSSPCSRCRLSSSPPRRSRSSSSSSSSRRSRSSWRSSLRRAVLVRRPRSSSEPLQPRPRVRPRLRVVKPRAGRSSPSPKDRRRSRPLAVRLRCARLSPPRPFVVVVPTPRRVVACSFACVLRVAFVVPEVPEAWFVVVAEGSESRSL, from the exons cgctcctcccgtggccggctctctcccccatcctataaaatgggatcctcatccttcgttctatcgttttagccccttcccgagcctccccgtggtcgtatcacctctccccgccttctccttctccctctccgacgccggccggcctccagccacctctccctcctcacCGGAGCATcgtccggccgtgccgtcgcctccctcggctctGCAACACCGTCCCCTTCACCGGCCTtaccgtctcctcgccggaaactcgccggaacggtgcccccgccggcaaccagtggcattggtgccactgtactccctccagccggctgctgttcatcgccggtgcgccgatcgacgccgccgtctcctccttcgaCACCGCGGCATCGCCTtcttccccggcatcacctcctcctcgcccgaatttcgccggaacgccgtcgcccgcgccggcctcaccttcctcctcgtcgacatctcctccggctgccccggtcgccgcgccagagcgtcggccgacgtcgccgtctcctccctcggcgacgccgcatcgccctccaccccggcctgccctcggtttcgccggaacgtcgccgcgaacctctccgtccgcctcgccggagttgttcggccgcccgtccctcctcgccgTGTACCGGtcggccacctccaccaccatcttcggcatcgcagtcgcgacgtcgtcctcggcctcgcctccccttcgaccgaaccccgccggtgttcgtcgtcATCATCCCGTTCCCtctcgcccggctcgtcgtctcgcggcgccgcctccgtcgtcggcatcgtagcggcgtggtcctcgtcgtcctcgtccccgtgcagccgctgccggctgtcctcgtcgcctcctcgccggtcccggtcgtcgtcgtcgtcgtcgtcctctcgtcgttcccggtcgtcgtggcgttcgtccctccgtcgagccgttctcgtccgtcgtccgcgttcgtcaagcgagccgctgcagccccgtcctcgtgttcgtcctcggctccgcgtcgtcaagcctcgtgccggccgcagcTCGCCTTcgcccaaggatcgccgccgaagccgtcccctcgccgttcgtctccgttgtgcccgtctgtctccgccgcgcccgttcgtcgttgtcgttcccacgcctcgtcgcgtggtg gcttgtagctttgcttgtgtgcttcgcgtagctttcgtcgttccggaggttcccgaagcgtggttcgtggtcgtcgccgaaggttcggaaagccgttctctctga